Below is a genomic region from Actinoallomurus bryophytorum.
TCGGCGAGACCACGGTCGGCGTACTGGCCGGCGGAGATCCCAGACGCGCCGCGGGCGTACGCGACGCGGTCGTCGACGGCCTGCGCGACGGCACGCTCAACGCCCGCCACTCGCGGCACAAGCCGGTCGGAGTCGCGCTCGTGGGCGGAGGTCCCGGCGACCCCGGCCTGATCACCGTTCGCGGCCGCCGCCTGCTCGCACAGGCCGACGTCGTGGTCACCGACCGCCTCGCCCCGCGTGAGCTGCTGGACGAACTGGCCGGAGACGTCGAGATCATCGACGCGGCCAAGATCCCGTACGGCCGCTCGATGACGCAGGAGCACATCAACGCGGCACTGGTCGAGCACGCTCGCGCGGGCAGGTTCGTCGTACGCCTCAAGGGCGGAGACCCGTTCGTCTTCGGCCGCGGGGCCGAGGAAGTGCTCCACTGCGTCGAGGCGGGGATCCCGGTGACCGTGGTCCCCGGCATCACCAGCGCGATCGCCGTTCCCTCGGCGGCCGGTGTTCCGGTGACCCACCGCGGCGTCGCGCAGGAGTTCCACGTCGTATCCGCGCACGTCGCTCCGGGTGGGGCGGGTTCGACGGTGGATTGGGAGGCGCTGGGCCGTTCCCAGGGCACCCTCATACTCCTGATGGCGGTCGAGCGGATGCATGTGATCGCCGACACCCTCATGCGCTATGGTCGG
It encodes:
- the cobA gene encoding uroporphyrinogen-III C-methyltransferase, coding for MAGNRARPTREIQIVPPYLLGLRLDGRRAIVIGGGRVAQRRVPALLAAGAEVVLVSPEVTPTLEDLASRGELTWERRPYRDGDCDGAWLVQACTDDGKINAAVAAEAEDRRIWCVRADDAQASAAWTPAGGRVGETTVGVLAGGDPRRAAGVRDAVVDGLRDGTLNARHSRHKPVGVALVGGGPGDPGLITVRGRRLLAQADVVVTDRLAPRELLDELAGDVEIIDAAKIPYGRSMTQEHINAALVEHARAGRFVVRLKGGDPFVFGRGAEEVLHCVEAGIPVTVVPGITSAIAVPSAAGVPVTHRGVAQEFHVVSAHVAPGGAGSTVDWEALGRSQGTLILLMAVERMHVIADTLMRYGRSPDTPTAVIQDGTLQSQRTLMASLATVADDMTASGVRPPAIIVVGAVVQVARQIEMLRADMGRTP